TACAGTTCATCCAGTTCTACTCCCAAAAACTGCCTACCTAGTTTCTTGGCTACTACCGAGGTGGTACCGGAGCCCAGAAACGGATCAAAGACGACATCACCCGGATTGGAACTAGCCAGAATAATTTTGGCAAGCAATTTTTCTGGTTTTTGCGTGGGATGATCCGTATTTTCTGACATTGACCAGAAAGGAACTGTCAAATCTGTCCATAAGTTGGAAGGACAGGTAAGACGATAATTGCCGGTTGCTGTCATCTCCCAATCCTTGGGTACACCCTTGATCCTGTAAGGAGCGATCACTTTACGTTTCAGCTTGACGGCATCAACGTTGAAGGTATAGGTGTTAGAAACTGTACAAAACCAGATATCTTCAGACGCATTTTTCCAATTTTTACTGGCCCCACGGCCTTTTTCGCGCTCCCAAGTGATCCGATTACGAACCTGAAAGCGATTCTTAATGGCTGTAAAAACAGCCACTGACGATTGCCAATCGCAACAAATATAAATAGAACTGGTGGGCTTTAGCAGTCTCTCTAATCCCGATAGGCAGCCATCTAGCCACCGTGTGTAGGCATCTAAATCCTGTTTCTTAAAGCTGTTAGAGTTAAATGTTTTATTTAAATTATAAGGTGGATCAATAAACAGTAAATCAACTGACGCCTGTGGCAGAAAATCCATGATTTGGAAAATATCCTGATGGATGGTTCGGTTAATAATTTTTGACAGTCGAGCTGGCTGATCTAATTGTATTAATCTCTGTCTATATTTAGCGATCTCCTGCTCACTTAAAGTCAGGGTTCGATTACGAGGGGCACGTGGCTTATCTTGCATCTGACTATTGGAGGGACAGGCTTGACTGCATCCTTTAGGTTACTCCCATTCCTGCTTC
This DNA window, taken from Trichothermofontia sichuanensis B231, encodes the following:
- a CDS encoding DNA-methyltransferase is translated as MQDKPRAPRNRTLTLSEQEIAKYRQRLIQLDQPARLSKIINRTIHQDIFQIMDFLPQASVDLLFIDPPYNLNKTFNSNSFKKQDLDAYTRWLDGCLSGLERLLKPTSSIYICCDWQSSVAVFTAIKNRFQVRNRITWEREKGRGASKNWKNASEDIWFCTVSNTYTFNVDAVKLKRKVIAPYRIKGVPKDWEMTATGNYRLTCPSNLWTDLTVPFWSMSENTDHPTQKPEKLLAKIILASSNPGDVVFDPFLGSGTTSVVAKKLGRQFLGVELDELYCCLAEKRLELAETEPGIQGYCQGVFWERNSLNQPVKQP